One region of Solea senegalensis isolate Sse05_10M linkage group LG14, IFAPA_SoseM_1, whole genome shotgun sequence genomic DNA includes:
- the lsm7 gene encoding U6 snRNA-associated Sm-like protein LSm7, which produces MADKEKKKKESIFDLSKYIDKPIRVKFQGGREASGVLKGFDPLLNLVLDGTIEYMRDPDDQLKLTEDTRQLGLVVCRGTSVVLICPQDGMEAIPNPFIQQQDG; this is translated from the exons ATGGCG gataaagaaaagaagaaaaaggagagcATCTTCGACTTGTCAAAATACATCGACAAGCCGATTCGTGTGAAGTTTCAAGGAGGACGAGAAG CCAGTGGAGTCCTGAAGGGTTTCGACCCCCTGTTGAACCTGGTACTGGACGGCACAATCGAGTACATGCGTG ATCCAGATGATCAGCTGAAGCTGACGGAAGACACCAGGCAGCTGGGGCTGGTGGTCTGTAGAGGAACATCAGTCGTGCTCATCTGTCCTCAGGATGGCATGGAGGCCATTCCAAACCCATTTATCCAGCAACAGGATGGCTAA
- the LOC122780926 gene encoding kelch-like protein 23, translated as MAMSLRPTVFPEQISKLEEDKSAVNVEDSESDIPDATLCVEGESFYVNRQCLAQQSPYFRALFFGSGVESSKRKVEIKGVGRQHFRVLMEHTRRSRLVLDRENVLGILETADFLQLERARLLCCKFLERELHLSNCLGMMTYAWQRGCTPLYTAAKQVVLTHFPAIIAEEDFLSLPKETVAHILASDDLAIIKDDLALEAILRWVSFDPKREEHFLELIELVRHESLSLTFITELLTKMKSSDPRANLIRKLNEHYPVSWSIGRSLRRIRARETFFVLGGPHDQEQQALYQFHPLSGRWQSCAPLRRKNLTQYSVAAVGDNVIVTGGYFRDVLWFSVDWVSVYECGNQRWVNAPALQKSRHSHCSIGVDSVLYVLGGSMDEGLVADVERLVLGSEDGWEGVSPMVRAVERAATAALGLCIYVACGLDENGEVYSGIQRYVVKEDQWDVVSCSPFPRYDLVATELNGALYLFGGQTLRFDVETDEWTVLEEESLERKFFCGCTTVSGQIFLVSERRVNKAFPNMVLMDPYINTCIEIDDAIPCPVPLRGCVTLRMIM; from the exons ATGGCCATGAGCTTGAGACCAACAGTTTTCCCTGAGCAGATAAGCAAACTGGAGGAGGACAAATCAGCTGTAAATGTGGAGGACTCTGAGTCTGATATCCCTGATGCCACGCTATGTGTTGAAGGTGAAAGTTTTTACGTCAACCGTCAATGTCTGGCCCAACAGAGTCCCTACTTCAGGGCTCTGTTCTTTGGCTCTGGAGTAGAAAGCAGCAAAAGAAAAGTTGAAATTAAAGGTGTGGGCCGGCAGCATTTCAGGGTTTTGATGGAACACACCAGGAGATCCAGGCTGGTTTTGGACAGAGAAAATGTTCTGGGGATCCTTGAGACTGCGGACTTTCTCCAGCTCGAGCGAGCCAGGCTGCTGTGCTGCAAGTTCCTGGAGCGTGAACTGCACCTGAGTAACTGTTTGGGGATGATGACTTACGCCTGGCAGCGAGGCTGCACTCCACTCTACACTGCTGCGAAACAGGTTGTGCTCACACACTTTCCTGCGATCATCGCTGAAGAGGACTTTTTGTCTTTACCTAAGGAGACAGTGGCGCATATTCTTGCCAGTGATGATCTGGCCATCATTAAAGATGATCTGGCCTTGGAGGCCATCCTACGTTGGGTATCATTTGACCCTAAAAGAGAGGAACACTTTCTGGAGCTCATTGAGCTGGTGAGGCATGAGTCTCTGTCTTTGACATTTATCACTGAACTTTTGACCAAAATGAAAAGCTCTGACCCCAGAGCAAACCTCATCCGCAAGCTGAATGAACATTACCCAGTCTCATGGTCAATAGGCAGGTCACTGAGGAGGATCAGGGCCAGAGAAACCTTCTTTGTCTTGGGCGGACCTCACGATCAGGAGCAACAGGCACTGTACCAGTTTCATCCTCTCAGTGGGAGATGGCAAAGCTGTGCACCTCTGCGGAGGAAGAACCTTACACAGTACTCGGTAGCTGCAGTAG GAGACAACGTGATTGTGACGGGTGGCTACTTCCGGGATGTGCTGTGGTTTAGCGTGGACTGGGTCAGTGTATACGAATGTGGCAACCAGCGCTGGGTGAATGCACCAGCCTTGCAGAAGTCCAGACACAGCCACTGCTCCATTGGGGTGGACTCAGTGTTGTATGTCCTGGGTGGCAGTATGGACGAAGGGCTTGTGGCTGATGTAGAAAGGCTGGTCCTGGGATCAGAGGACGGCTGGGAGGGGGTCAGCCCCATGGTTAGGGCTGTGGAGCGGGCAGCCACCGCTGCTCTGGGGTTGTGTATCTATGTGGCTTGTGGCCTGGATGAAAACGGGGAGGTATACAGTGGAATTCAGAGgtatgttgtgaaggaggatcAGTGGGATGTAGTCTCTTGTTCTCCATTTCCAAG ATATGACCTGGTTGCCACTGAACTCAATGGTGCCCTCTACCTTTTTGGAGGCCAAACCTTACGTTTTGACGTGGAGACAGACGAGTGGACGGTGCTGGAGGAGGAATCTCTGGAAAGGAAGTTCTTCTGTGGCTGCACCACAGTCAGTGGTCAAATATTCCTGGTCAGTGAGAGGAGGGTTAACAAAGCATTTCCAAACATGGTGCTGATGGACCCGTATATAAACACTTGCATTGAGATAGATGATGCCATACCTTGCCCTGTGCCCCTCAGAGGGTGTGTCACCTTGAGAATGATCATGTGA